Proteins encoded together in one Roseibacterium elongatum DSM 19469 window:
- a CDS encoding site-specific integrase, with protein MSETFRRRDAAHRWARQAETRVDQGLAPIKSSVCRHQTFGDLIDFHIADMCEVGKPPRRSKAATLTTLKRDLGKERIGHLDRSSLIDYGKMRADQGAGPVTLGIDIGAIKMIITHAAAVHGLDISPEPVDLARVALKRLGLIGKGTERDRRPRTDELNRLFRCFDDNERLTLPMTRIVKFAVATAMRLDEICRVEWADLDVDRRMLLIRNRKDPRNKTGNDQRIPLFAATGFDAWALVTAQAKELGRAKGRIFPYNSRSVGTAFRRACVEVSVKDLHFHDLRHEGTSRLFEAGFAIEQVSLVTGHKDWKMLRRYTHIPPEALHRLAASRGPSPLGDLAAE; from the coding sequence GTGAGCGAGACGTTCCGCCGCCGAGACGCCGCCCACCGCTGGGCCCGTCAGGCGGAGACCCGGGTCGATCAGGGGCTGGCGCCGATCAAGTCGTCAGTCTGCCGCCACCAGACCTTTGGCGACCTCATCGACTTTCATATAGCCGATATGTGCGAGGTAGGGAAACCGCCGCGTCGCAGCAAGGCCGCCACGCTCACGACGCTCAAGCGCGATCTCGGGAAGGAGAGGATCGGCCACCTCGACCGCTCGAGCCTGATCGACTACGGCAAGATGCGCGCAGATCAGGGCGCGGGACCAGTGACCCTCGGGATCGACATTGGCGCTATCAAGATGATCATCACCCACGCTGCAGCCGTGCACGGGCTCGATATCTCACCGGAACCCGTTGATCTGGCGCGCGTCGCACTCAAGCGGCTTGGACTCATCGGCAAGGGCACGGAGCGGGATCGCCGCCCGCGCACGGACGAGTTGAACCGCCTCTTCCGCTGCTTCGATGACAACGAACGGCTCACCCTGCCGATGACACGCATCGTGAAATTCGCCGTGGCCACGGCGATGCGGCTCGACGAGATATGCCGCGTCGAATGGGCCGATCTCGACGTCGACCGCCGCATGCTCCTGATCCGCAACCGAAAAGACCCGCGCAACAAGACCGGAAACGACCAGCGGATCCCGCTCTTCGCTGCCACCGGCTTCGACGCCTGGGCGCTGGTCACGGCGCAGGCCAAGGAATTGGGGCGCGCGAAGGGCCGGATCTTTCCCTACAACTCGAGGTCGGTCGGAACCGCCTTCCGGCGCGCCTGTGTGGAGGTCAGCGTGAAGGACCTTCATTTCCACGATCTGCGCCATGAAGGCACTAGCCGCCTGTTCGAGGCTGGCTTTGCCATCGAACAGGTCTCGCTGGTCACCGGCCACAAGGACTGGAAGATGCTTCGCCGCTACACGCATATCCCCCCAGAGGCACTGCACCGGCTGGCCGCATCGCGCGGCCCCTCCCCGCTGGGGGATCTCGCAGCGGAGTGA
- the dusA gene encoding tRNA dihydrouridine(20/20a) synthase DusA — MYQNARLSIAPMMDWTDRHCRFFHRLMSRETLLYTEMVTAPAVVHGDRDRLLGFDAAEHPVALQLGGSDRAELAQATRIAAEYGYDEINLNVGCPSDRVQSGAFGAVLMTQPALVAACVAAMRAASPVEVTVKCRIGVDDQEPAHILPDFLRQISAAGVRRVTIHARKAWLQGLSPKENRDIPPLDYPLVYRMKDAVPEMHLSINGGVASLDEADAHLRAGMDGVMIGRAAYHTPADILLEADRRIFGAASPARDPVEVAHLMLPYIEGHLSAGGRLHQITRHMLGLFAGRPGARGWKRVLSEGAHKPGAGPALVERALAEITQRAA; from the coding sequence ATATATCAAAACGCTAGATTGTCCATTGCCCCGATGATGGACTGGACCGACCGCCATTGCCGGTTCTTTCATCGCCTGATGAGCCGCGAGACCCTGCTGTATACTGAAATGGTGACGGCGCCCGCAGTGGTGCATGGCGACCGCGACAGGTTGCTGGGCTTCGATGCCGCCGAACATCCCGTGGCGCTGCAACTTGGCGGATCGGACCGCGCCGAGCTGGCGCAGGCGACGCGGATCGCCGCGGAGTACGGGTATGACGAAATCAACCTCAATGTCGGCTGCCCCTCGGATCGTGTGCAATCGGGGGCCTTCGGGGCGGTTCTGATGACGCAACCCGCGCTCGTGGCCGCCTGCGTGGCCGCGATGCGGGCCGCCAGCCCTGTCGAGGTGACGGTGAAATGCCGGATCGGCGTGGACGATCAGGAGCCCGCGCACATCCTGCCCGATTTCCTGCGCCAGATCTCGGCGGCCGGCGTGCGGCGCGTGACCATCCACGCGCGCAAGGCGTGGTTGCAAGGGCTCAGCCCAAAGGAAAACCGCGATATCCCGCCATTGGACTACCCGCTGGTGTACCGGATGAAAGATGCGGTCCCCGAGATGCACCTGTCGATCAATGGTGGGGTCGCCTCGCTCGACGAGGCGGACGCACATCTTCGCGCCGGCATGGACGGGGTCATGATTGGGCGCGCCGCCTATCACACGCCGGCCGATATTCTGCTCGAGGCCGATCGAAGGATTTTCGGTGCCGCCTCACCGGCGCGCGACCCGGTCGAGGTCGCGCATCTGATGCTGCCCTATATCGAGGGGCATCTGTCGGCGGGCGGGCGGCTGCACCAGATCACCCGGCACATGCTGGGCCTGTTTGCCGGACGGCCGGGCGCCCGAGGCTGGAAGCGCGTCCTGTCCGAAGGCGCGCACAAGCCGGGTGCCGGCCCCGCGCTGGTGGAACGCGCCCTGGCCGAAATCACGCAGCGCGCGGCCTGA
- a CDS encoding DUF1289 domain-containing protein gives MTDRDPKPPRTDAIWRRDEIESPCVQICVIHPEARLCTGCLRSMDEIAQWSRMAPEARAAVMVDLPGRKHLIARRRGGRRAHLTRRGQIG, from the coding sequence ATGACCGACCGCGACCCGAAACCGCCCCGGACCGACGCGATCTGGCGCCGCGACGAGATCGAGAGCCCCTGTGTGCAGATTTGCGTCATCCACCCCGAGGCGCGGCTGTGCACGGGCTGTCTGCGCAGCATGGACGAGATCGCGCAATGGTCCCGCATGGCCCCCGAAGCCCGCGCGGCGGTGATGGTGGACCTGCCGGGCCGCAAACACCTGATCGCTCGGCGGCGCGGTGGACGGCGCGCCCACCTGACCCGGCGCGGCCAGATCGGGTAA
- the ruvX gene encoding Holliday junction resolvase RuvX, with product MIFDEIAGFAAALPRARALMGLDLGTKTIGVAVSDRLLSAASALETVKRTKFTADAARLADLADAREIGGIVLGLPRNMDGSEGPRAQSTRAFARNLSRLPAFAAMPITFWDERLSTVAAERALLEADTSRKRRAEVIDAVAAGYILQGALDRLHHLQAD from the coding sequence GTGATCTTCGACGAGATCGCCGGCTTTGCCGCCGCCCTGCCCCGCGCGCGGGCGCTGATGGGGCTTGACCTCGGGACCAAGACGATCGGCGTCGCGGTTTCGGACAGGCTGCTGTCGGCGGCCTCGGCGCTGGAAACGGTGAAACGCACCAAGTTCACCGCCGACGCCGCGCGGCTGGCCGACTTGGCCGATGCCCGCGAGATCGGCGGCATCGTGCTGGGCCTTCCCCGCAACATGGATGGCAGCGAAGGGCCGCGCGCGCAATCGACCCGCGCCTTTGCGCGCAACCTGTCGCGCCTGCCCGCCTTCGCGGCGATGCCCATCACCTTCTGGGACGAACGCCTGAGTACCGTGGCCGCCGAGCGCGCGCTGCTCGAGGCGGATACGTCCCGAAAACGTCGCGCCGAGGTGATCGACGCCGTCGCGGCGGGCTATATCCTGCAAGGGGCGCTGGACCGCCTCCATCATTTGCAGGCAGATTGA
- the ccmI gene encoding c-type cytochrome biogenesis protein CcmI, giving the protein MTFWIAAGVVSLLVALIILMTYLRPGKTEAPAAAYDLKVYRDQLKEVERDLERGVLTEEEAARARTEVSRRILEADRALSRSETASGGGTGGRWMIAASLVLVIGGAVGVYYQLGAPGYPDLPLQARIQMVEEARATRPAQAEAEEDVPFREGVPEQPEREALVVQLRTIMEQRRDDPEGWALLAQNEAALGNFTAAHRAQAQLIALLGDETPAQAHVDLAEMMILAAGGYVSPEAEDALLRALEMNPRNGTARYYAGLMYAQQGRPDLAYPIWRNLLAESRADAPWLGPIRIQIEEIAALAGDPVSLAELPQPDPASAEDDIMPPMRGPSGADMDAAAEMTPEERAEMVEGMVANLSQRLATEGGPPEEWVRLINAYLVLGRPEQAQAIYDEAQTVFAEVPEAMEMLAPLGARLGGADE; this is encoded by the coding sequence ATGACATTCTGGATCGCGGCGGGCGTCGTGTCGCTGCTGGTGGCGCTGATCATTCTCATGACCTACCTGCGGCCCGGCAAAACCGAGGCCCCGGCGGCCGCCTATGACCTCAAGGTCTATCGCGACCAGTTGAAGGAGGTCGAGCGCGATCTGGAACGCGGTGTCCTGACCGAGGAGGAGGCCGCCCGCGCCCGCACCGAGGTGTCGCGCCGCATCCTCGAAGCCGACCGGGCCTTGAGCCGCAGCGAAACCGCGTCGGGCGGCGGCACCGGCGGGCGCTGGATGATCGCGGCCAGCCTTGTGCTGGTGATCGGCGGGGCGGTCGGCGTGTACTACCAACTGGGCGCGCCGGGCTATCCCGACCTGCCCCTGCAAGCCCGCATCCAGATGGTCGAAGAGGCGCGCGCCACCCGCCCCGCCCAGGCCGAGGCCGAAGAGGACGTGCCCTTCCGCGAAGGCGTGCCCGAGCAACCCGAGCGCGAAGCGCTGGTCGTGCAGCTGCGCACGATCATGGAACAGCGCCGCGACGACCCCGAGGGCTGGGCGTTACTGGCGCAGAACGAGGCGGCGTTGGGCAACTTCACCGCCGCGCATCGGGCGCAGGCGCAACTGATCGCTCTGCTGGGTGACGAGACACCGGCCCAGGCGCATGTCGATCTGGCCGAGATGATGATCCTGGCGGCCGGGGGCTATGTCTCGCCCGAGGCCGAAGACGCCTTGCTGCGCGCCCTCGAGATGAACCCGCGCAACGGCACGGCGCGCTATTACGCCGGCCTGATGTATGCGCAGCAGGGGCGCCCCGACCTGGCCTATCCGATCTGGCGCAACCTGCTTGCCGAAAGCCGCGCCGACGCGCCCTGGCTGGGGCCGATCCGCATACAGATCGAGGAAATCGCGGCCCTTGCCGGCGACCCGGTATCGCTGGCAGAGCTGCCGCAGCCCGACCCGGCCTCGGCCGAGGACGATATCATGCCGCCCATGCGCGGCCCCTCCGGCGCCGATATGGACGCCGCCGCGGAAATGACGCCCGAGGAGCGCGCGGAGATGGTCGAGGGCATGGTCGCCAACCTGTCGCAGCGCCTTGCCACCGAAGGCGGACCGCCCGAGGAATGGGTGCGCCTGATCAACGCCTATCTGGTGCTCGGCCGACCCGAGCAGGCGCAGGCCATTTATGACGAGGCGCAGACCGTCTTTGCCGAGGTCCCCGAAGCCATGGAGATGCTGGCCCCGTTGGGCGCGCGTCTGGGCGGGGCGGACGAGTGA
- a CDS encoding sarcosine oxidase subunit beta family protein, with protein sequence MRRYSAFAIAREAARHHLGWERAWKSPAPKASYDAIIVGAGGHGLATAYYLGKVHGIRNVAVIEKGWLGGGNTGRNTTIIRSNYLQDASAAIFEKARSLYETLSQDLNYNIMFSPRGVMMLAQTEHEVRGWQRTAHANALQGVETEFIGPRRVKELCPIINLDGPRYPVLGALWQARGGTARHDAVAWGYARACSDMGMDIIQLTEVTGVRREGGRVTGVETTRGVIGCNKLGIVVAGHSGVLAEMAGFRLPIESVALQALVSEPIKPCMDVVVMANTVHGYMSQSDKGEMVIGGGADGYNNYTQRGSFQHVEETVRALVETFPIISRLKMLRWWGGIVDMTGDRSPIISKTPVENCFVNCGWGTGGFKAIPGSGYAMAELMAKGHSSLAEEFSMTRFREGRFIDESVAAGVAH encoded by the coding sequence ATGCGCCGATATTCCGCCTTTGCCATCGCCCGCGAGGCCGCGCGCCATCACCTCGGGTGGGAGCGCGCCTGGAAAAGCCCCGCGCCGAAAGCGTCCTATGACGCGATCATCGTGGGGGCGGGGGGCCATGGTCTGGCCACGGCCTATTACCTTGGCAAGGTGCATGGCATCCGCAACGTCGCCGTGATCGAAAAGGGCTGGCTGGGCGGCGGCAACACGGGCCGCAACACCACGATCATCCGCTCGAACTACCTGCAGGATGCGTCCGCCGCGATTTTCGAGAAGGCGCGCAGCCTGTACGAGACCCTCAGCCAGGACCTGAACTACAACATCATGTTCAGCCCGCGCGGCGTGATGATGCTGGCCCAGACCGAGCACGAGGTGCGCGGCTGGCAGCGCACGGCGCATGCAAATGCCCTTCAAGGCGTCGAGACCGAGTTCATCGGCCCCCGCCGGGTCAAGGAACTGTGCCCGATCATCAATCTCGACGGGCCGCGTTACCCGGTTCTCGGCGCGCTGTGGCAGGCACGCGGCGGCACCGCGCGCCATGACGCGGTGGCCTGGGGCTATGCGCGGGCCTGTTCCGACATGGGGATGGACATCATCCAGCTGACCGAGGTGACCGGCGTGCGCCGCGAGGGTGGGCGCGTCACCGGCGTCGAGACGACCAGGGGCGTCATCGGCTGCAACAAGCTGGGCATCGTCGTTGCCGGTCACTCGGGCGTTCTGGCCGAGATGGCGGGCTTTCGCCTGCCCATCGAGTCGGTGGCCCTACAGGCGCTGGTCAGCGAACCCATCAAGCCCTGCATGGATGTCGTCGTCATGGCCAACACCGTGCATGGCTACATGAGCCAGTCCGACAAGGGCGAGATGGTGATCGGCGGCGGTGCCGACGGCTACAACAACTACACGCAGCGCGGGTCGTTCCAGCATGTCGAGGAAACCGTCCGCGCGCTGGTCGAAACCTTTCCCATCATCAGCCGCCTCAAGATGCTGCGCTGGTGGGGCGGGATCGTCGACATGACGGGCGACCGCTCGCCCATCATCTCGAAAACGCCGGTCGAGAACTGCTTTGTGAATTGCGGCTGGGGCACGGGCGGGTTCAAGGCCATCCCCGGATCGGGCTATGCCATGGCGGAACTGATGGCCAAGGGCCATTCATCCCTGGCCGAGGAGTTTTCCATGACCCGTTTCCGCGAAGGCAGGTTCATTGACGAGAGCGTTGCGGCGGGGGTAGCCCATTGA
- a CDS encoding FkbM family methyltransferase, translating into MTRVEPTRRVKSLALQLLFEIADQWTEGRAFCVQVGANDGVIADPLNPFLTKRGWGGLLMEPNPLYFRRAEALHADNDRVTVRNIGCSSEPGTLPLYHLGEAHEHLYRRNARGTASLDRAWLHDALAKESEVFDESHIAVTEVQLDRLDDILAREGVTRADVLVIDVEGHEAEVLAGLDLLALNPVLARVECTDRKRTRALMPVLAAGGRSVYKIAGELIALAPELREAIEVDHLLQTLGLGAYTAEA; encoded by the coding sequence TTGACCCGCGTCGAGCCCACGCGCCGGGTCAAGTCACTGGCGCTGCAATTGCTGTTCGAGATCGCCGATCAATGGACCGAAGGGCGCGCCTTCTGCGTGCAGGTGGGGGCCAATGATGGGGTCATCGCCGACCCGCTGAACCCGTTCCTGACCAAGCGCGGCTGGGGCGGCCTGCTGATGGAGCCCAACCCCCTCTATTTCCGGCGGGCCGAGGCGCTGCATGCCGACAATGACCGCGTGACGGTGCGCAATATCGGCTGTTCGTCCGAACCGGGGACATTGCCGCTCTATCACCTTGGAGAGGCGCACGAGCATCTTTATCGCCGCAACGCGCGCGGCACGGCGTCGCTCGATCGCGCGTGGCTGCATGACGCGCTGGCCAAGGAAAGCGAGGTGTTCGACGAAAGCCATATCGCCGTGACCGAGGTGCAGCTTGACCGGCTGGATGACATCCTCGCCCGCGAGGGGGTCACGCGCGCCGATGTGCTGGTCATCGATGTCGAGGGGCACGAGGCCGAGGTGCTGGCGGGGCTGGACCTCTTGGCGCTGAACCCGGTTCTGGCGCGGGTCGAGTGCACCGACCGCAAGCGCACGCGGGCGCTGATGCCGGTGCTCGCCGCCGGGGGGCGCTCGGTCTACAAGATCGCGGGCGAATTGATCGCGCTGGCGCCCGAGTTGCGCGAGGCGATCGAGGTCGACCACCTGCTGCAGACGCTTGGCCTTGGGGCCTACACGGCCGAGGCATGA